Sequence from the Maribellus comscasis genome:
ATTGCCAGTTTAACTGATAATCGTACAATAGATATCAGTCATGTTGACGCCGGCGTTTATTCGTCATGGAAAGAAGGAAAGCTTATCTTCCGCAATTCACCAATGAAAGATGTGATAGAAAAGCTCAGAAAATGGTACAATGTAAATGTAGAAATTGTCGATCCTGAAGTATATAATTCTATTTTCTCCGGTACGGTGAAAAATGAAAGTTATGAAGAAATATTCAGGTTAATAGGAATCGCATGTAAAGTTGATTGTAAAATAGTACACAACTATAATAAAGAAGCTAAACCTCAAATTATTATTTCGAAAAGATAACTATTGATAAAATTTTAAAATCTGAGCTTATGATATAAACCAAAAACGATCAACAAAAAAGGAGATGCTGGTAACATCTCCCTTATTTCTTAGCCTCGCGGTAAGCAACTCAAGAGGCATAGTCAACTTGAATTTTTTAATAATCCAAATCAAAACAAATTTATGAAAAAAAATTATTGTGAATTGATTTCCGGTGTATACAATATCCGGAAATCCAATTTTTTAAGAAAAATGAGGATTGCTGTATTACTGTTCTTGCTTAGTATTACCCAAACATTTGCCTTGGGAAGTTATGCGCAGACAAAGCGTTTAAGTCTTAATTTTCAGGGTGAAACAATCATAAACATTCTGAATAAAATAGAAGATCAATCCGAATTCTATTTTATGTTTGATGCCACAGTAATTGATGTAAGTCAAAGAAAAAGCATCAAATGCGAAGATCAACCCATCGTAACGATTCTGAATCAATTGCTTGAAGACACCAAAATAGTATACGAGATCAGCGATCGGCAGATTGTGCTTACCAGTAAACAAGAGTCGTCAGTTGGACAACAAAAGGCTGTTTCCGGGAAAGTATCCGATTCTTCCGGTGCTCCTCTGCCGGGTGTAACAGTGGTAGTTAAAGAAACAACAAATGGTACTGTTACCAATGCCAGTGGCGAATACGCTTTAGCTAACGTTTCCGGTGAAGCAATTTTACAATTTTCATTTATTGGAATGCGAACACAGGAAGTGATTGTTGGTACCCAAACACAGATCGACGTTGTAATGGAAGAAGAATCAATTGGAATTGAGGAAGTGGTTGCCATTGGTTATGGTACTGTAAGAAAAAGTGACTTAACAGGCTCAGTAGGTTCAGTAAATGGCGATGAAATTGCCTCTGTCCCAACTGCAAATGCGATGCAATCTTTGGCAGGAAGAACTCCTGGTGTATATGTTATGCAAAATGCAGGTGGTCCGGGAGCAGATATGCAAGTACAGATTAGAGGCTCGAATTCCATACAGGGAAGCAATGAACCTCTTTATGTGGTTGACGGATTTTTGTTTACCGGGAGTTTGAACATGATAAATAGTAATGATATTGAAAGTATTGAAATACTAAAAGATGCTTCTGCAACTGCTATTTACGGATCCAGGGGAGCCAATGGTGTTGTACTCATTACAACTAAACGTGGAAAATCCGGGGAGACCAGGATTGATTTTGAATCTTCATTTGGGGTTCAGAAACTGAGAAAAAAACTGGAGTTAATGGATGCAGAAGAATATGCAAATTTTTATAATGAACAAGCTACTAATGATGGTCTTGAACCTTATTTTTCGCAAGATGAGATAGATGGTTTTGGTGCAGGATATGATTGGCAGGATCTTATTTTTGTCACTGCTCCTGTTTATAACAGCACATTAACAGTTAGTGGTGGAAATGAAAAAACTAAGTTTTCTATATCGGGGAGTATAATGGATCAAAAAGGAATTATTCAGGAAACCTATTTTAAAAGATATTCACTCCGGGCAAACTTAAACCACGAAATAAATAAATTACTATCTGTAGAATACAGTTCTATATTAACAAAAAATCTAAGAGATAGTGAAAGCTCACAGGGAGGAAACAGAGGTGGAACCTTATTATCTGCTGCAATAGCTGCTCCTCCTACATTAACACCGTACAACGAAGATGGAACTTATAGGCTCTTGGCTACGGGGCATTCCTTTTTATCAGGAGCTTTATTTAATCCAATAAATTATTTGAATGAAGAATATAATAAATCTGATGAAAACTCAGTTTTAGCTAATTTAGCATTAGTTATTGAGCCAATTATTGGATTAAAAGTTAGGATACAGGGAGGCCTCAAAAATACAGAAGATAGAGATGACAGCTATCGAACCTTAAATTTTACAAATTCACAAGGAGTAGCTAATGTTTCAGTATCAAACAATCTTAGTTTATTAAATGAAAATACAATAAGCTATAATAAAACAATCAATAAAATTCATAATATTTCTGCAGTTGCAGGATTTACTTACCAGGATTTTACTTATAAATCACTTGGAGGAAGTGGTTCCGGTTTTTTAAGCGATGCGCTTGAAACATACGATTTGGGAGCTGCTGGCAATCCGGGAGTCCCTTCTTCGGGATATTCAAAATCGGTAATACTTTCTTATTTGGGGCGATTAAATTATTCGTTTAACAATAAATATTTACTAACAGCAAGCATACGTACCGACGGGGCATCTAAATACAGCGATGGCCACAAATGGGGATACTTCCCTTCTGCAGCTTTTGCCTGGAAATTAAAGCAGGAACCTTTTTTAAAGGACAATAATCTTATTGATGATTTCAAATTAAGAACAAGTTGGGGGGTGACAGGAAGTCAGGCAATTAATGCTTATCAGACTCTTACCCAGCTTTCATCAGGAATAACGGTATTTGGCGATGACCAATATACCACATTTGCACCAGGGACTCAATTACCGGGTGACTTAAAATGGGAATCTACCGAACAATTTAATCTCGGATTAGATATTGCCTTACATAATTATCGTTACAGACTTACTGCTGACTTCTATTTGAAAAATACACATGATCTGTTAAATCCTGTTAGTTTACCTTCTTCTCTTGGATATTCTACAACAATAAAAAATGTAGGGCAAATACGTAATAATGGGATTGAATTCTCTCTTGATTCTAAAATTCTTACAGGAAAATTTATATGGAACTTAAATGCCAACTTGGCTATTAACAGGAGTAAAGTCATTAAACTTTACGATGGTCAGGACATTCTCACAGGTAGCTTCTCCCATCCTTTGATTACAGATAATGCAAAATTGATAAGAGAAGGAGAGCCTTTAGGCGTTTTTTACGGATATCTAACAGACGGTTATGATGAAACCGGAGTTGAAAAATACAAAGATCTGGAAGAGGATGGAGTCATCAATGAATTAGACAAGACAATAATTGGAGATCCTAATCCTGATTTTATTTATGGTTTTAATTCAAATATGAAGTACAAAAACTTTGAATTGAACTTATTTATACAAGGCTCATACGGAAATGATATTCTTAACGTTAGTGGGATTTCAAGAATTGATTATCAGGGAGGTTTAAATTTGCCAAAGGAAGTTTATTACAATCATTGGACTGTAGATAACACCGATGCAAAATATCCAAAAATATCTACAAACTCAACCGCCAAATATTCAAATAGGCAGATTGAAGATGGCTCGTATTTAAGG
This genomic interval carries:
- a CDS encoding TonB-dependent receptor, translated to MKKNYCELISGVYNIRKSNFLRKMRIAVLLFLLSITQTFALGSYAQTKRLSLNFQGETIINILNKIEDQSEFYFMFDATVIDVSQRKSIKCEDQPIVTILNQLLEDTKIVYEISDRQIVLTSKQESSVGQQKAVSGKVSDSSGAPLPGVTVVVKETTNGTVTNASGEYALANVSGEAILQFSFIGMRTQEVIVGTQTQIDVVMEEESIGIEEVVAIGYGTVRKSDLTGSVGSVNGDEIASVPTANAMQSLAGRTPGVYVMQNAGGPGADMQVQIRGSNSIQGSNEPLYVVDGFLFTGSLNMINSNDIESIEILKDASATAIYGSRGANGVVLITTKRGKSGETRIDFESSFGVQKLRKKLELMDAEEYANFYNEQATNDGLEPYFSQDEIDGFGAGYDWQDLIFVTAPVYNSTLTVSGGNEKTKFSISGSIMDQKGIIQETYFKRYSLRANLNHEINKLLSVEYSSILTKNLRDSESSQGGNRGGTLLSAAIAAPPTLTPYNEDGTYRLLATGHSFLSGALFNPINYLNEEYNKSDENSVLANLALVIEPIIGLKVRIQGGLKNTEDRDDSYRTLNFTNSQGVANVSVSNNLSLLNENTISYNKTINKIHNISAVAGFTYQDFTYKSLGGSGSGFLSDALETYDLGAAGNPGVPSSGYSKSVILSYLGRLNYSFNNKYLLTASIRTDGASKYSDGHKWGYFPSAAFAWKLKQEPFLKDNNLIDDFKLRTSWGVTGSQAINAYQTLTQLSSGITVFGDDQYTTFAPGTQLPGDLKWESTEQFNLGLDIALHNYRYRLTADFYLKNTHDLLNPVSLPSSLGYSTTIKNVGQIRNNGIEFSLDSKILTGKFIWNLNANLAINRSKVIKLYDGQDILTGSFSHPLITDNAKLIREGEPLGVFYGYLTDGYDETGVEKYKDLEEDGVINELDKTIIGDPNPDFIYGFNSNMKYKNFELNLFIQGSYGNDILNVSGISRIDYQGGLNLPKEVYYNHWTVDNTDAKYPKISTNSTAKYSNRQIEDGSYLRFKNIQLTYNLPLHRWNFYGLDKVQIYFSGQNLITFTKYSWYDPEINSGGEQGLDHYRYPTAKTYSMGIKVSF